From Pseudarthrobacter equi, a single genomic window includes:
- a CDS encoding amidohydrolase produces MTTSGPESNTRSKAVLYRNGSVYTAADPFATAMLVDGDTVAWVGSEQAASSIADSKMDIIDLRGALVTPGFVDSHAHLTETGIALDSLKLASVNSARELLDAVAAAGGSGPVLGHGWDETQWTDATLPTTDELDRAAGGRSVYLSRVDVHSALVSGALAREPGLQDAEGYDGGAKVTRAAHTAARRSARSLPADVLRRYQAKALAEAAANGYVALAEMGAPHIGGADDLRLAAAWNTADPGLPAQPEILPYWGELAATEEQARSLISQFGFTIRGLAGDLNIDGSIGSRTAALRSGYSDAPEERGSLYLGVEEAAAHLAACSLAGIQGGFHVIGDAGLDTALAALDLAAEQVGEQRVRAAGHRLEHVEMTDADAIARLAKYSVTVSAQPAFDAAWGGPGGLYGQRLGERSGSMNQFAALYSAGVPVCFGSDSPVTPLRPWSSVRACLEHHNDGQRISARAAFLGHTRAGWRAAKYSDPMAGQLVPGAPASFAVWEVEELMVQVADGRVQSWSTDPRARTPLLPALDTGSDPACLQTVRNGVELFASSALRS; encoded by the coding sequence ATGACCACGTCCGGTCCAGAGTCCAATACCCGTTCCAAGGCAGTGCTCTACCGCAACGGATCCGTCTACACGGCGGCCGATCCGTTTGCCACGGCCATGTTGGTGGACGGCGATACAGTGGCCTGGGTGGGGTCCGAGCAGGCGGCGTCCTCCATTGCTGATTCAAAGATGGACATCATCGACCTGCGGGGCGCCCTTGTCACGCCGGGGTTTGTGGATTCCCATGCGCACCTGACGGAAACCGGCATTGCCCTGGACTCCCTGAAGCTTGCATCCGTGAACTCCGCCCGTGAACTCCTGGACGCCGTTGCTGCGGCCGGCGGGAGCGGACCCGTCCTGGGCCACGGCTGGGATGAGACGCAATGGACCGACGCCACGTTGCCCACCACTGACGAACTCGACCGGGCGGCAGGCGGCCGGTCCGTTTACCTGTCGCGCGTGGACGTCCACTCTGCGCTGGTCTCCGGTGCCCTGGCGCGGGAGCCCGGCCTGCAGGACGCAGAGGGGTACGACGGCGGTGCGAAAGTCACGCGTGCGGCCCACACGGCTGCCAGGCGGTCCGCCCGCAGCCTGCCCGCCGACGTCCTTCGGAGATACCAGGCAAAGGCCCTGGCAGAGGCGGCAGCAAATGGCTACGTGGCCCTTGCCGAAATGGGTGCCCCGCACATTGGCGGCGCGGATGACCTGCGTCTTGCGGCGGCGTGGAACACCGCCGATCCCGGGTTGCCTGCACAACCGGAAATCCTGCCCTACTGGGGCGAGCTGGCAGCAACCGAGGAACAGGCACGCAGCCTCATTTCGCAGTTCGGCTTCACTATCCGCGGCCTGGCTGGTGACCTGAACATTGATGGTTCGATCGGTTCACGCACCGCAGCCCTGCGCTCCGGCTACAGCGACGCCCCCGAAGAGCGGGGCAGCCTGTACCTGGGCGTTGAGGAAGCCGCGGCGCACCTGGCAGCCTGCTCGCTGGCCGGCATCCAGGGCGGATTCCATGTGATCGGGGACGCCGGCCTGGACACGGCACTCGCGGCGCTGGACCTTGCTGCGGAACAGGTGGGAGAGCAGCGTGTGCGCGCGGCGGGCCACCGCCTTGAACATGTGGAAATGACGGACGCCGATGCGATAGCCCGGCTGGCCAAATATTCGGTGACCGTCAGCGCGCAGCCGGCGTTCGATGCTGCGTGGGGCGGACCCGGCGGGCTGTATGGCCAGCGCCTGGGGGAGCGGAGCGGGTCCATGAACCAGTTCGCGGCCCTGTACTCCGCAGGTGTGCCCGTGTGCTTCGGCAGTGATAGCCCGGTGACTCCGCTCCGCCCCTGGTCGAGCGTGCGTGCATGCCTGGAACACCACAACGACGGGCAGCGCATCTCCGCCCGCGCCGCGTTCCTGGGACACACCCGTGCCGGCTGGCGGGCCGCCAAGTACTCCGACCCAATGGCCGGACAGCTCGTACCGGGAGCACCGGCAAGCTTTGCCGTGTGGGAGGTCGAAGAGCTGATGGTCCAGGTGGCCGACGGCCGCGTCCAGTCCTGGAGTACCGATCCCCGGGCGCGCACACCGCTGCTGCCCGCACTGGACACCGGATCCGACCCCGCCTGCCTGCAAACGGTGCGGAACGGCGTCGAACTGTTCGCAAGCTCCGCCCTGCGATCCTGA
- a CDS encoding DEAD/DEAH box helicase, which yields MSSNTGPFSTGPTTSGPFSPGPGDDVEELSPAERYRASAERRAEAATDLGAFIQTLDFELDDFQRQACRSLEGGKGVLVAAPTGAGKTIVGEFAIYLALKRGLKAFYTTPIKALSNQKFSELGEKYGAENVGLLTGDTSINGEAPVVVMTTEVLRNMLYADSATLDDLGYVVMDEVHYLADRFRGAVWEEVIIHLPSEVQVVSLSATVSNAEEFGAWLDTVRGDTDIIVSEHRPVPLWQHVMVGRRIMDLFAGETTFDEIAPAVDAAEDEQPKAVTGKNRNKDTNRGFDVNPELLTVARNEGQQGLRSRPGRVQRGRRGNDRPARPAEQTGVRRASRPQVIASLDRMDLLPAITFIFSRAGCDAAVAQCVASGLWLTTEKEQRIIAERVDEAGRDIPPDDLDVLGFWSWRDGLLRGFAAHHAGMLPTFKEVVEKLFADGMVKAVFATETLALGVNMPARSVVLEKLDKFNGEAHVDITAGEYTQLTGRAGRRGIDVEGHAVVLWQPGGDPTAVAGLASRRTYPLNSSFRPTYNMSINLLAQFGRARAREILESSFAQFQADRSVVGLARQVRSREESLAGFAKSMTCHLGDFTEYARLRRELSDVENAASRTTTRARKSMSDDSLARLMPGDVVDVPGGRAPGPAIVLSSDHSSREPRPAVLTLDNQLRRIGTDDLEGPIAPVTRIRIPKSFNAKVPKSRRDLASSARNALRENRPPAPGHNRNNDFGLATAMPDQEKRIADLRRALRAHPCHGCSEREDHARWSERWWKLRRETDNLVRQIQGRTNTIAKTFDRVCDVLSAYGYLDASTDGRLAISPDGQRLRRIYGEKDLLISQSLRLGAFADLDAVEVAALASVLVYQAKREDRGLRPRMPSVSLETSVDIVVREWSALEDVEEANKLPLTGEPELGLVWPIYKWARGRHLQDVLSGTDLAAGDFVRWVKQVVDLLDQIAKIPGLEPRLARLCGEAINLIRRGVVAYSSVQ from the coding sequence ACCAGCGGACCGTTCTCGCCGGGGCCGGGTGACGATGTCGAAGAACTCTCACCCGCCGAAAGGTACCGGGCCAGCGCGGAGCGGCGCGCGGAGGCCGCCACGGACCTCGGTGCCTTCATCCAGACCCTCGACTTCGAGCTCGACGACTTCCAGCGGCAGGCGTGCCGGTCCCTTGAAGGGGGCAAGGGCGTCCTGGTGGCCGCACCGACGGGTGCCGGTAAGACCATCGTCGGTGAATTCGCCATCTACCTGGCCCTCAAGCGCGGTCTTAAGGCCTTTTACACCACCCCCATCAAGGCGCTCAGCAACCAGAAATTCAGCGAACTGGGTGAAAAATACGGGGCCGAGAATGTCGGACTGCTGACGGGCGACACCAGCATCAACGGCGAGGCCCCGGTGGTGGTCATGACCACCGAAGTCCTCCGCAACATGCTTTACGCCGATTCGGCCACCCTGGACGACCTGGGGTACGTGGTCATGGATGAAGTGCACTACCTGGCCGACAGGTTCCGCGGCGCCGTGTGGGAGGAAGTCATCATCCACCTGCCAAGCGAAGTGCAGGTGGTCTCCCTCAGCGCCACGGTATCCAACGCAGAGGAGTTCGGGGCGTGGCTGGACACTGTCCGCGGCGACACGGACATCATCGTCTCCGAACACCGGCCGGTTCCCCTCTGGCAACACGTCATGGTGGGCCGCCGGATCATGGACCTGTTCGCCGGCGAAACCACTTTCGACGAAATCGCCCCTGCGGTGGATGCTGCCGAGGATGAACAGCCTAAAGCGGTCACCGGCAAAAACCGGAACAAAGACACCAACCGCGGCTTCGACGTCAACCCGGAACTCCTGACCGTTGCCCGCAACGAAGGCCAGCAGGGCTTGCGGAGCCGGCCCGGACGCGTGCAGCGCGGCCGCCGGGGCAACGACCGGCCGGCACGTCCTGCCGAGCAAACGGGCGTGCGGCGGGCCAGCCGCCCCCAGGTCATCGCCAGCCTGGACCGGATGGACCTGTTGCCCGCCATCACGTTCATCTTTTCCAGGGCCGGTTGCGACGCCGCAGTGGCCCAGTGTGTTGCTTCCGGTTTGTGGCTGACCACGGAAAAGGAACAGCGGATCATCGCCGAACGCGTCGATGAGGCCGGCCGTGACATTCCGCCGGATGACCTCGACGTCCTCGGCTTCTGGAGCTGGCGCGACGGCCTGCTCCGCGGTTTCGCCGCCCACCACGCCGGGATGTTGCCCACCTTCAAGGAAGTGGTGGAGAAGCTCTTCGCCGACGGAATGGTCAAGGCCGTCTTCGCCACGGAGACCCTTGCCCTGGGTGTGAACATGCCGGCACGGTCGGTGGTGCTGGAAAAGCTCGACAAGTTCAACGGTGAAGCCCACGTGGACATCACTGCCGGCGAGTACACGCAGCTCACCGGGCGGGCGGGCCGGCGCGGCATCGACGTCGAGGGCCACGCCGTGGTCCTGTGGCAGCCGGGAGGGGACCCAACAGCGGTGGCCGGCCTGGCCTCCAGGCGGACTTACCCGCTCAACTCCAGTTTCCGCCCCACGTACAACATGAGCATCAACCTGCTGGCCCAGTTTGGCCGCGCCCGGGCCCGGGAAATCCTCGAGTCCTCCTTCGCACAGTTCCAGGCCGACCGGTCAGTGGTGGGCCTGGCCAGGCAGGTGCGCAGCCGTGAGGAATCCCTTGCCGGCTTCGCCAAGTCCATGACCTGCCATCTCGGTGACTTCACTGAATACGCACGGCTGCGCCGCGAACTCTCTGACGTGGAAAACGCTGCGTCGCGCACCACAACCCGCGCACGCAAGTCGATGAGCGACGACTCCCTGGCCCGCCTCATGCCCGGCGACGTGGTGGATGTTCCCGGCGGCCGCGCACCCGGCCCGGCCATCGTCCTCAGCTCGGACCACAGCAGCAGGGAACCGAGGCCCGCTGTCCTGACCCTCGATAACCAGCTGCGCAGGATCGGCACGGACGACCTGGAGGGCCCCATCGCGCCCGTTACCCGGATCCGCATCCCCAAGTCCTTCAACGCCAAGGTCCCCAAGTCGCGCCGCGATCTGGCGTCCTCGGCCAGGAACGCCTTGCGCGAGAACCGGCCGCCCGCGCCGGGCCACAACCGCAACAACGACTTTGGCCTTGCCACCGCGATGCCGGACCAGGAGAAGCGCATCGCCGATCTCCGGCGTGCCCTCCGCGCCCACCCGTGCCACGGGTGCAGCGAACGGGAAGACCACGCCCGCTGGTCCGAGCGCTGGTGGAAGCTGCGGCGCGAAACAGACAACCTGGTACGCCAGATCCAGGGGCGGACCAACACCATTGCCAAGACTTTTGACCGGGTCTGCGACGTCCTGTCCGCCTACGGATACCTGGACGCCTCAACTGACGGGCGGCTGGCCATCAGCCCGGACGGGCAGCGGCTCCGGCGGATCTATGGGGAGAAGGACCTCCTGATTTCCCAGTCGCTCCGCCTTGGCGCCTTCGCCGACCTCGACGCCGTCGAGGTCGCCGCCCTGGCCAGCGTGCTCGTCTACCAGGCAAAGCGCGAGGACCGCGGGTTGCGCCCGCGGATGCCCAGCGTCTCCCTGGAAACGTCAGTAGACATCGTGGTCCGGGAATGGTCCGCGCTCGAGGACGTCGAAGAAGCGAACAAGCTGCCGCTCACCGGTGAGCCCGAGCTCGGCCTGGTGTGGCCCATCTACAAGTGGGCCCGCGGGCGCCACCTGCAGGATGTGCTGAGCGGCACCGACCTCGCCGCCGGAGACTTCGTCCGCTGGGTCAAGCAGGTGGTGGACCTGCTGGACCAGATCGCCAAGATTCCAGGCCTCGAACCACGGCTCGCGCGGCTGTGCGGCGAGGCCATCAACCTGATCCGCCGCGGCGTCGTGGCCTATTCATCTGTCCAGTAA